Proteins co-encoded in one Christiangramia fulva genomic window:
- a CDS encoding SusC/RagA family TonB-linked outer membrane protein → MKNFYRRAMLIIMFLLAMGFLVFLAMIQAKAATPKFYKSAFQQEVTGQVTGPTGEPLLGVTVLVKNKQYGTTTNKEGIYKLQAAASDTLVFSSIGFKKLEVPLQGRTSVDVQLQEDIASLGEVEINAGYYNTTKRESTGSISRVTAEEIENQPVVSPLQALQGRMPGVEVTSGGFQPGAASTIRIRGINSLREEGNYPLYIIDGVPFNSTPVETNSSLSYVGIDPLNNLDINNIQSIEILKDADATAIYGSRGANGVVLITTKKGTLGTGLQAKVYYGAATVPGRLDLLNTPEYIQVRQRAFENDSIQPTASNAPDLILWDQENYTDWQDFLYGSTAETSNTSLSFTGGDERTSFRFGGSYFTQGSIYPADYDYKKITGNIHMNHSSSENKFQLGVTLNYGVDSNDLVGSLGYDNSTLFLPPNAPEVFNEDGSLNWEDWGAAGLKNPLEGNFNTNNKETKNLISNVSLSYEVFPGLELKSSLGYTIYTSDELRKQPKRSYNPADAITHKSFHLRSDRKSWIIEPQINYENSFNKFHLKTLLGATFQENTSFHESFLAEGYASEALIGNIGAAEKITNGNRSNTEYHYDAVFSRVGVDWDQKYFLNLTGRRDGSSRFGPNNRFANFGAVGAAWIFGDEGFMQKTFPFLSFGKLRGSYGSTGNDQIGDYGYLDAYEATRGPGGLYPSGLANPNYSWEVNKKLEFALEMGFWNERVSFSLSRYKNRSSNQLVGYPLPYLTGFTSVQANLPATVENTGWELSLHAIPMEQQKFRWETSLNLSFPKNKLVSYPGIEESSYANTYRVGEPLNIELLYEYTGLDPQTGFYTVRDVNDDGRYDYKDRIVIKDRNRQFYGGIINNFRLGGFSFNFLWEFVKQEGIIPKFSYGNRGNALGYALSALKEEGPFQRISQTYASQQAHTYAYNSTFPYRNSSYWRLKTLTLAYNFPQNFTSKIGMKNCSLFLHGQNLWTITSYEGMDAENPYSVGIGNLRSVTAGIEVNF, encoded by the coding sequence ATGAAAAATTTTTACAGGAGGGCCATGTTAATCATCATGTTCCTACTTGCCATGGGATTTTTGGTGTTTTTAGCCATGATCCAGGCAAAGGCGGCAACGCCTAAATTTTATAAATCTGCATTTCAGCAAGAGGTAACCGGGCAGGTTACCGGCCCAACAGGAGAACCACTCCTGGGAGTTACCGTACTCGTAAAGAATAAACAATACGGTACTACCACCAATAAAGAAGGTATCTATAAACTACAGGCAGCGGCCAGCGATACCCTCGTTTTTTCATCTATTGGTTTTAAAAAACTTGAAGTCCCCTTACAGGGAAGGACCAGTGTAGATGTACAATTACAGGAAGATATCGCCTCTCTTGGTGAGGTAGAGATTAATGCAGGATACTATAACACCACTAAAAGAGAAAGTACTGGAAGTATTTCACGAGTTACTGCAGAGGAAATTGAGAATCAGCCGGTGGTGAGTCCGCTACAGGCTTTGCAGGGAAGGATGCCGGGCGTAGAAGTCACTTCTGGTGGATTTCAACCCGGTGCCGCCTCCACTATACGAATAAGGGGTATTAATAGTCTCCGGGAGGAGGGTAATTATCCCCTATATATCATTGATGGGGTCCCCTTTAACTCCACGCCCGTAGAGACTAATTCAAGCCTTTCTTACGTAGGAATAGACCCTCTAAATAACCTTGACATTAACAATATTCAAAGTATTGAAATCCTAAAAGATGCAGATGCTACCGCCATTTACGGTTCTCGGGGGGCTAATGGAGTAGTGCTTATTACTACGAAAAAAGGTACGCTTGGCACAGGTTTGCAGGCAAAGGTTTATTATGGTGCAGCTACTGTTCCAGGTAGATTGGATTTACTAAACACTCCAGAATATATTCAGGTAAGGCAGAGAGCTTTTGAAAATGATTCTATTCAACCAACAGCTTCCAATGCTCCTGACCTTATTTTATGGGATCAGGAAAATTACACAGATTGGCAGGATTTCCTTTACGGCAGTACTGCTGAGACTTCTAATACCAGTCTTAGTTTTACCGGTGGGGATGAAAGAACTTCATTCCGCTTTGGCGGCTCTTATTTTACCCAGGGCTCAATCTATCCGGCCGATTATGATTATAAAAAAATAACGGGCAATATCCATATGAACCATAGTTCCAGTGAGAATAAGTTCCAATTGGGTGTTACTTTGAATTACGGGGTTGATAGTAATGATTTGGTGGGAAGCTTGGGATACGATAATTCAACACTTTTTCTCCCTCCTAATGCTCCCGAAGTTTTTAATGAAGATGGTAGCTTGAATTGGGAAGACTGGGGAGCTGCAGGATTAAAAAATCCTCTGGAAGGTAATTTCAATACTAATAATAAAGAAACAAAAAATTTGATTTCAAATGTTTCTCTTTCCTACGAAGTTTTTCCCGGTTTGGAGCTAAAAAGCAGTTTAGGATATACGATATATACATCAGACGAATTAAGAAAACAACCTAAGCGCTCATACAATCCTGCGGATGCCATAACCCATAAATCGTTTCATTTACGCTCCGATCGTAAATCATGGATAATCGAACCTCAGATAAATTATGAGAATTCCTTTAATAAATTCCATTTGAAAACACTTTTGGGAGCTACATTCCAGGAAAATACTAGCTTTCACGAGAGTTTCCTGGCAGAAGGCTATGCTTCGGAAGCACTCATTGGGAATATTGGAGCGGCAGAAAAAATTACTAATGGAAATCGCTCTAACACCGAATATCATTATGATGCTGTTTTTTCAAGAGTAGGGGTTGACTGGGACCAGAAATACTTTTTAAACCTTACCGGAAGGCGTGATGGATCATCTCGTTTTGGGCCCAATAATCGTTTTGCCAATTTTGGTGCTGTCGGTGCAGCCTGGATCTTTGGTGATGAAGGATTTATGCAAAAGACATTTCCCTTTCTAAGTTTTGGAAAATTGCGAGGAAGCTATGGTTCCACGGGTAATGACCAAATTGGGGATTATGGATATTTAGATGCATATGAGGCAACAAGAGGGCCTGGTGGCTTATACCCTTCAGGTTTAGCCAATCCGAATTATTCTTGGGAAGTAAACAAGAAATTGGAATTTGCCCTGGAAATGGGATTTTGGAATGAAAGGGTAAGTTTCAGTCTTAGCCGTTACAAAAATAGATCTTCAAACCAGCTGGTAGGTTACCCACTTCCATATCTAACCGGTTTTACCTCAGTTCAGGCTAATTTGCCTGCAACGGTTGAGAATACCGGTTGGGAACTTTCATTACATGCAATTCCTATGGAACAACAAAAATTTAGGTGGGAAACCTCTTTAAATTTAAGTTTTCCGAAAAACAAATTGGTCAGTTATCCTGGAATAGAGGAATCTAGTTATGCGAACACTTACCGCGTGGGGGAACCTTTAAATATTGAGTTACTATATGAGTATACAGGTCTGGACCCTCAAACCGGATTTTACACAGTCAGGGATGTTAATGATGATGGGAGGTATGATTATAAAGATCGTATTGTCATCAAAGACCGGAACCGCCAATTTTATGGCGGGATAATTAATAATTTCCGGTTAGGGGGCTTTTCATTCAATTTCCTCTGGGAATTTGTTAAGCAGGAAGGAATAATTCCCAAATTTTCATATGGAAACAGAGGGAATGCCCTGGGTTATGCACTGTCGGCTTTAAAAGAGGAAGGGCCATTCCAACGAATATCACAAACCTATGCATCCCAGCAAGCCCATACTTATGCTTATAATTCTACATTTCCTTATAGAAATTCCTCTTATTGGAGGTTGAAAACACTCACTCTGGCGTATAATTTTCCACAAAATTTTACTTCGAAAATAGGGATGAAAAATTGCAGTCTATTTCTTCATGGTCAAAACCTATGGACGATAACTTCTTATGAAGGGATGGATGCAGAAAATCCCTATTCAGTAGGAATCGGAAATCTCAGAAGTGTTACAGCGGGTATAGAAGTTAATTTTTAA
- a CDS encoding aminotransferase class I/II-fold pyridoxal phosphate-dependent enzyme — protein sequence MAKLKHNNFLDTVVEVMTNAKEEGALHLYAEGKKFNGRYIETKGKKLFHFGTTGYLGLEQDARLKAAAIEAIERYGTQFPLSKSYISHPLYAELEEKVAMIYGRPVIITKNSTLGHMAVIPSVVKDGDGVVLDHQVHWSVQNAVQPLKLRSVPVEMIRHSRLDMLEDKIKKLRDKCRRIWYMADGIYSMYGDYAPLEELTALTQKYEQLRLYFDDVHGMSWKGKNGSGYVMSVLKDLPEQVILFGTLSKTFGASGAVMVTSNEKIFNKVKNFGGPLTFSAQLEPASVGAAIASANIHLSDEIYDLQEELADKTSYFNECLNKTELPLIAENDSPVFYIGTGMPITGFNLVNRLINRGYYVNTGIFPAVPVKNTGLRITISRHNREEEIRGLTEVLNEEFYLALKDTNTDLDRVNFAFGRNLNLTKKDSTTKKEFQCEVYSGIHEMEERTWNCTIGQNGLIDWQGMKFLEAVFSGNKLPEHNYEFYYFQVKDKEGKLVLLSFATYGLWKEDMLAPVSVSKELEEKRKEDPYYHTSYTLSLGSFLTEGDHLFLDRNHPKWKKALEEFLKEMELLEKKLQPETVLLRDFDPADKDISDIFHNRGFVKVDMPDSCRYDNFDWTTIEDYAMSLSSRSRRHLKKEILEFQDFFEIQINARVTSAQLKKYFDLYKEVKDNNPALNTFEYPFKLFETMNQDPNWEFIQVVLKENQEVIGVMFCYKNSTGSYVPDLIGMDYRYSRDFNVYRQLLFQTILRAKELRVQKIDFGLTAAFEKRKVGATVMAKCAYLQARDNFALESLDWLRKD from the coding sequence ATGGCTAAATTAAAGCACAATAATTTTCTTGACACTGTTGTAGAAGTTATGACCAATGCCAAGGAAGAAGGAGCCCTGCATCTTTATGCAGAGGGAAAAAAGTTTAACGGCCGTTATATTGAAACAAAGGGTAAAAAACTTTTCCATTTCGGAACCACGGGATATCTTGGATTGGAGCAGGATGCGAGGCTAAAAGCTGCGGCTATAGAGGCTATAGAAAGGTATGGAACTCAGTTCCCTCTTTCCAAATCTTATATTTCTCACCCTTTGTACGCTGAGCTGGAAGAAAAGGTTGCAATGATTTACGGAAGGCCGGTTATAATCACTAAAAACAGTACTCTGGGACATATGGCGGTAATACCCTCAGTAGTTAAAGATGGGGATGGAGTAGTTCTTGACCACCAGGTGCATTGGAGCGTTCAAAACGCTGTTCAACCATTGAAGTTGAGGTCCGTACCCGTAGAGATGATCAGGCATAGCCGGTTGGATATGCTGGAGGATAAAATTAAGAAGTTACGGGATAAATGTCGCCGAATATGGTATATGGCTGATGGTATATATTCGATGTACGGGGATTACGCACCTTTGGAGGAGCTAACAGCTCTAACTCAAAAATATGAGCAGCTTCGATTATATTTTGATGATGTGCATGGGATGAGCTGGAAGGGTAAAAATGGAAGCGGCTATGTTATGAGTGTGCTTAAGGATCTACCAGAACAGGTGATTTTATTCGGTACCTTAAGTAAAACTTTTGGTGCAAGCGGAGCTGTTATGGTAACCTCCAATGAAAAGATTTTTAATAAGGTGAAAAATTTTGGAGGTCCTCTCACCTTTTCTGCTCAATTGGAGCCTGCTTCTGTGGGGGCTGCTATTGCCTCTGCTAATATTCACCTTTCCGATGAAATATATGATTTACAGGAAGAGCTGGCCGATAAAACTTCCTATTTTAATGAATGTCTTAATAAAACTGAACTACCGCTAATAGCAGAAAATGACTCCCCTGTCTTTTATATAGGTACGGGTATGCCAATTACCGGTTTTAACCTGGTGAACCGTTTGATCAACCGGGGCTATTACGTGAACACAGGAATATTTCCTGCAGTTCCGGTAAAAAACACAGGACTACGAATTACTATTTCACGTCATAATCGGGAAGAAGAGATTCGAGGTTTAACAGAAGTCTTAAATGAGGAATTCTACCTGGCTCTTAAAGACACCAACACAGATCTGGACCGGGTGAATTTTGCCTTCGGTAGAAACTTGAATTTGACCAAAAAAGATAGTACAACGAAAAAAGAATTTCAATGCGAGGTCTACTCTGGTATTCATGAAATGGAAGAGAGGACCTGGAATTGTACCATCGGCCAAAACGGTTTAATAGATTGGCAAGGTATGAAGTTTCTGGAGGCAGTATTCAGTGGGAATAAACTTCCCGAACATAACTATGAGTTTTATTATTTTCAGGTGAAAGATAAAGAAGGAAAACTGGTACTGCTGAGTTTCGCTACTTATGGTCTATGGAAAGAAGACATGCTCGCACCGGTTTCTGTCTCAAAGGAGTTGGAGGAGAAACGGAAAGAAGATCCTTATTATCACACCAGTTACACCTTAAGCCTTGGATCATTTTTAACCGAAGGGGATCATTTGTTTCTAGACCGAAACCATCCTAAATGGAAAAAAGCTTTAGAAGAATTCCTAAAGGAAATGGAACTTCTGGAGAAAAAGCTACAACCGGAAACCGTCCTGCTGAGAGATTTTGATCCCGCAGATAAAGACATTAGTGACATTTTCCATAATCGTGGATTCGTGAAAGTAGATATGCCGGATTCCTGCAGGTACGATAATTTCGATTGGACCACGATTGAAGATTATGCGATGAGCCTGAGTAGTCGATCGCGACGCCACTTAAAAAAGGAAATTCTGGAATTTCAGGATTTTTTCGAAATTCAAATCAATGCTAGGGTCACAAGTGCCCAATTGAAAAAATATTTCGACCTGTACAAGGAAGTAAAGGACAATAACCCGGCTCTTAACACTTTCGAGTATCCTTTTAAACTGTTTGAAACAATGAACCAGGATCCAAACTGGGAATTTATTCAAGTCGTATTAAAAGAAAACCAGGAGGTCATCGGGGTTATGTTCTGTTATAAAAACAGCACGGGAAGCTATGTTCCAGATTTGATTGGAATGGACTATCGTTATAGCAGGGACTTTAATGTATATCGCCAATTACTATTTCAAACTATTTTACGAGCAAAAGAGTTGAGAGTTCAGAAAATTGATTTTGGATTAACAGCGGCTTTTGAAAAGCGTAAAGTAGGCGCTACCGTTATGGCAAAATGTGCGTATCTGCAGGCGCGAGATAATTTTGCCCTTGAATCTTTAGACTGGCTTCGAAAGGATTAA
- a CDS encoding helix-turn-helix domain-containing protein encodes MNGQWNHNKLEELCDFIIEVIKGNFTLQLNPANSGFLEPLIKLLNIMNEELNTLFHHTHSEKSYPQVNLITLFINLNLDIKYISSQSLKYLELEHEPKNLKAIISEKSFLKLEKLFKTLNKNFAKKKLKLDFLNGKGLLFKTQAELHLKNDRVGENEILINAYKIVYQNDRLEKYRKRVHSKKIKYPTRNRSILLQANRELIEKIHTYLLENIDQKFPGMEGLATIFRVSESKIKKGFKHYYGTSIYKFLQEKRLEKAHLLLTETERPISAIAQECGFVSPSHFSRSFKKRFGYSPSDVHRNPK; translated from the coding sequence ATGAACGGGCAATGGAATCATAACAAACTTGAGGAGCTATGCGACTTCATTATCGAAGTTATTAAAGGCAATTTCACCCTCCAATTAAATCCTGCTAATTCAGGATTTCTAGAACCATTGATAAAACTTCTCAATATAATGAACGAAGAGCTTAACACTCTTTTTCATCATACACATTCAGAAAAAAGTTATCCTCAGGTAAACCTCATCACCCTATTTATTAACCTGAATCTTGACATTAAGTATATTTCGAGCCAATCCCTAAAATATCTGGAATTGGAACACGAACCTAAAAATTTAAAGGCCATTATTTCCGAGAAGTCTTTTTTGAAGCTTGAAAAACTATTCAAAACTTTAAATAAAAACTTTGCTAAAAAAAAACTTAAATTGGATTTTCTAAACGGAAAAGGTTTACTTTTTAAAACCCAGGCTGAACTCCACCTCAAAAACGATAGAGTAGGAGAAAATGAGATTTTAATCAATGCCTATAAGATCGTTTATCAAAACGATAGACTAGAAAAGTACCGTAAAAGGGTTCATTCGAAGAAAATTAAATATCCTACAAGAAACAGGTCCATTTTACTCCAGGCTAACAGGGAACTGATTGAGAAAATTCATACATACCTTCTAGAAAACATCGATCAAAAATTTCCCGGCATGGAGGGACTAGCCACAATCTTCAGAGTGAGTGAAAGCAAAATAAAAAAAGGCTTCAAACACTATTATGGCACGAGTATCTATAAATTCCTTCAGGAAAAACGATTGGAAAAAGCACATTTATTATTAACCGAAACAGAAAGACCTATAAGCGCCATAGCCCAGGAATGTGGTTTTGTTAGCCCATCACATTTCTCCAGGTCATTTAAAAAGAGGTTTGGTTACTCGCCTTCAGACGTACATAGAAATCCTAAATAA
- a CDS encoding M16 family metallopeptidase, with product MNPLQRHYVYLLSLLCLISFGSRGQSKNEKQECFSFASDSIFRHGTLKNGFTYYLLKNDDPKQEIQMELVVKAGRTHENEDQLEYAHLIEHLSAGKTRNFPDVHKFIKEVGGYSNAVTSARFTNYYARIPAGTKKAIDRSLLLLKDWAQGNEWSPKDIEKQSAAIMGEGRTFDFYQKWIGEKMKEKVLEGTGYKFYPNSKRFKNLEEFKLNAFNQYYKTWYRPDLEAAIIVGNIELDSTQKKIEQLFSNLRTPEKRVNADYYLVKNKIRLDGKNHFYTVIDSTDRKSMVKIIHSWRNFDKPESIEDYRMMLLQSLYTMMINSRGIQLMQQFTPPFSGFAAKYGVNLLPDRQLAAFSMEISLGAEDSKSQKTQFQEGVIAWKQMNMEFTDEELAMAKKRVLSIYKNDELRDNASKATRLKEYFVYNKCFPNTEEEVSVVLSVLQKIQLSDLADFAKTKGNIAKNTNFIFFKSGKEEVPNHETIQQWIDEVDTMSINPWERKMSIKTLKNQTKVFQSEVADLPNIEENMIGVSSFHLPNGVKILLKPTKPRQTFFKNKVYISAFRSNQVPLENRKEYLTAIVAPEVLEYLGVGGYNKFQIDRFKREKEIKLRFEMDYKSQQIYAESSVHDLPDLLDLFYLYLKKPGKDQKGFELWKVKKKEQLKGKDIRGSKEFLMEKFKHVWYPQLPELEIEDLDDLKLDQILSNLDKWYSGIDNFTFIVTGDFDKEKVSALLANTLSTFPTDENHSISIKDPFKFPLQKIEKNLEYKNINQVFTSLYFPIKVSHNLKTQLELRILSYALHKKIYDRLRDGCYSPYARGAWMDYKNNIYAFQIHFDSNLGNEKRMRTAALEEFRKLRDQGVDEQWFKTTVSNELLFYEGRFESFGYFNFWPEYLQNKEENKENSIPEVLEYGTLLEYFINLEDINEAAKKYLKDDCFQQFTGYPEGYCN from the coding sequence ATGAATCCCTTGCAAAGACATTACGTGTACCTTTTAAGCTTACTATGTTTAATAAGCTTTGGTTCCAGAGGTCAGAGTAAGAATGAAAAGCAAGAATGTTTTTCTTTTGCTTCAGACTCAATCTTTCGGCATGGAACATTGAAAAATGGATTTACCTATTATCTATTAAAAAACGATGATCCCAAGCAGGAGATACAAATGGAATTGGTAGTTAAGGCAGGTCGCACTCATGAAAATGAAGATCAGCTAGAGTATGCCCATCTTATAGAGCATTTATCAGCAGGAAAAACAAGGAATTTTCCGGATGTTCATAAATTTATCAAGGAAGTAGGGGGGTATAGTAATGCGGTGACATCCGCTCGCTTTACCAATTATTATGCAAGAATACCAGCCGGAACCAAAAAGGCGATAGATAGAAGTTTGCTTCTTCTTAAAGATTGGGCACAGGGGAATGAGTGGAGCCCAAAAGATATAGAAAAACAAAGTGCTGCAATCATGGGAGAAGGTAGGACTTTTGATTTCTATCAAAAATGGATAGGTGAAAAAATGAAAGAAAAAGTGCTGGAGGGCACCGGTTACAAATTCTATCCCAATTCTAAACGATTCAAAAATCTTGAAGAATTTAAACTAAACGCGTTTAACCAATATTATAAAACATGGTACCGCCCGGATTTGGAGGCTGCAATTATTGTTGGAAATATTGAGTTGGACAGCACGCAAAAGAAAATTGAACAATTATTTTCCAATTTGCGAACTCCTGAAAAACGGGTAAATGCTGACTATTATTTAGTGAAAAATAAGATTCGTTTAGACGGTAAAAACCATTTTTATACTGTAATTGATAGTACTGACCGGAAATCAATGGTTAAGATCATTCATTCTTGGCGAAATTTTGATAAGCCGGAATCTATTGAAGATTATCGAATGATGTTATTGCAATCTCTTTACACAATGATGATAAATTCCAGAGGAATACAGTTAATGCAACAATTTACACCTCCCTTTTCGGGTTTTGCTGCTAAATATGGAGTAAACCTATTACCTGACCGGCAGCTCGCTGCTTTTTCAATGGAAATTTCATTAGGGGCAGAGGATTCCAAGAGTCAAAAGACCCAGTTTCAAGAAGGAGTAATCGCATGGAAGCAGATGAACATGGAATTTACTGATGAGGAATTAGCTATGGCGAAAAAGAGGGTTCTGAGTATTTACAAAAATGATGAGCTCAGGGATAATGCCTCTAAAGCCACTAGATTAAAAGAATATTTTGTTTACAACAAGTGTTTTCCCAATACAGAGGAAGAGGTAAGTGTGGTATTATCCGTATTGCAAAAGATACAACTCTCAGACTTGGCTGATTTTGCTAAAACAAAAGGGAATATTGCAAAAAACACCAATTTCATCTTTTTTAAATCAGGGAAGGAAGAGGTGCCGAACCATGAGACCATCCAACAATGGATAGATGAAGTTGATACGATGTCGATAAATCCTTGGGAAAGAAAGATGTCAATCAAGACCCTTAAAAATCAGACTAAAGTATTTCAGTCTGAGGTAGCTGATTTACCAAACATAGAGGAAAATATGATTGGGGTATCATCTTTCCATCTTCCAAATGGAGTTAAAATATTACTTAAACCAACTAAACCTCGTCAAACCTTTTTTAAAAATAAAGTGTATATAAGTGCCTTTCGCTCCAATCAGGTTCCCCTGGAAAACAGGAAAGAGTATCTAACCGCGATTGTAGCACCAGAAGTTTTGGAATATTTAGGTGTAGGAGGATATAATAAATTTCAGATTGACCGTTTTAAGCGGGAAAAAGAAATAAAACTCCGCTTTGAAATGGACTATAAAAGTCAACAGATTTACGCTGAATCAAGTGTTCATGATTTACCTGACCTATTGGATTTATTTTATCTCTATTTGAAGAAACCGGGGAAGGATCAAAAAGGTTTTGAATTATGGAAGGTCAAAAAGAAAGAACAACTGAAAGGTAAAGACATAAGGGGGTCGAAGGAATTCTTAATGGAAAAGTTTAAGCATGTTTGGTATCCACAGTTGCCGGAGTTGGAAATAGAAGATTTGGATGATTTAAAATTAGATCAAATTTTAAGTAATTTGGATAAATGGTATTCAGGAATAGATAATTTCACTTTTATAGTTACTGGTGACTTCGATAAAGAAAAAGTTTCCGCATTACTGGCAAATACTTTATCTACTTTCCCTACTGACGAAAATCATTCTATCAGTATAAAAGATCCTTTTAAATTCCCTTTGCAAAAAATCGAAAAAAATCTTGAGTATAAGAATATTAATCAAGTTTTTACAAGCTTATATTTTCCGATTAAAGTGTCTCACAATCTAAAAACACAATTAGAGCTTCGAATTCTATCATACGCGTTACATAAGAAAATTTATGATCGTCTTCGTGATGGTTGTTATTCACCTTATGCTCGTGGAGCCTGGATGGATTACAAGAATAATATTTATGCATTTCAAATACATTTTGATAGTAATTTAGGAAATGAAAAAAGGATGAGGACCGCCGCTCTTGAAGAGTTCCGAAAGTTAAGAGATCAAGGTGTGGATGAGCAATGGTTTAAAACTACGGTTTCAAATGAGCTTTTATTCTATGAAGGACGCTTTGAAAGTTTTGGATATTTTAATTTTTGGCCTGAATATTTACAAAATAAAGAGGAAAATAAAGAGAATTCAATCCCGGAAGTTTTGGAATATGGAACCTTATTGGAATATTTTATAAATCTCGAAGATATTAATGAAGCGGCCAAAAAATATTTAAAAGATGACTGTTTTCAACAATTTACAGGATATCCTGAAGGTTATTGCAACTAA
- a CDS encoding RagB/SusD family nutrient uptake outer membrane protein: protein MKSIKYHLILLVIPLFLISCEDFLEVKPPDSKLVGKEVFSSDATAISAMEGIYNELFQSAFSNGYSSSVTVLSGLSADRIHNINTGNDSRMQFEQNEILPDNTNNLYIWASAYNIIYMTNALLEGLENSNEITPDLSLQLEGEARFIRAFTYFYLVNLYGDVPLILTTDYNVNRLASRIPISEVQDNIIEDLGFSVDVLNPEYRDGERTHVNKFAAIALLARVYLYLEDWEKAEMMSTKVIEEASMYGLTDLNEVFLANSKEAIWQISPIGGGGYASNTYEGNFFIIHPIFSFLAAVKLDENFVENFHANDGRLLNWIGYNEAKQAHFAYKYKIWSSTEFPIEEYSMVLRLAELYLIRAEARAEKGDIAGSMQDLDTIRDRAGIDLIADTQPEITQDDLLMEILAERSKELFAEWGHRWLDLKRTGKAQEVLGSNNPYWESTDVLYPIPEEERKKNPNLSQNPGY from the coding sequence ATGAAATCAATTAAATATCACCTTATCTTATTAGTAATTCCATTATTCCTTATCTCATGTGAAGATTTTTTGGAAGTAAAACCGCCTGATAGTAAACTGGTAGGGAAAGAAGTTTTCAGTAGTGATGCTACAGCAATTAGTGCTATGGAGGGAATTTATAATGAATTGTTTCAATCCGCCTTTTCCAACGGTTATAGCAGTAGTGTTACTGTACTTTCTGGCCTCTCTGCTGACCGTATCCACAATATTAATACTGGAAATGACAGTAGGATGCAATTCGAACAAAATGAAATATTGCCTGATAATACCAATAATCTTTATATCTGGGCCAGTGCTTATAACATCATTTATATGACAAACGCTCTTTTGGAGGGCCTAGAAAATTCTAATGAAATAACTCCCGATCTGAGTCTTCAATTAGAAGGGGAAGCAAGATTTATTCGGGCCTTCACCTATTTCTATCTGGTAAATTTATATGGTGATGTTCCCTTAATTCTTACTACCGATTATAATGTCAACCGTTTGGCTTCACGTATACCTATATCAGAAGTGCAGGATAATATTATAGAGGATCTTGGATTTTCAGTTGATGTATTAAATCCGGAATACCGGGATGGGGAGCGAACCCATGTGAATAAATTCGCAGCCATAGCTTTATTAGCAAGGGTTTATCTCTATTTGGAGGATTGGGAAAAGGCAGAAATGATGAGCACTAAAGTAATAGAGGAAGCCTCCATGTATGGTTTAACTGATTTAAATGAAGTTTTTCTGGCGAATAGTAAAGAAGCTATATGGCAAATTTCTCCAATTGGAGGCGGGGGGTATGCCTCTAATACCTACGAAGGAAATTTCTTTATCATCCATCCTATTTTTTCCTTTCTTGCCGCGGTAAAATTAGACGAAAATTTTGTGGAAAATTTTCATGCAAATGACGGGAGGCTTTTAAATTGGATCGGCTATAATGAGGCAAAACAGGCTCATTTTGCCTATAAGTATAAAATTTGGAGCAGTACTGAATTTCCGATTGAGGAATATTCTATGGTTCTTCGTTTGGCGGAGCTGTATTTAATTCGGGCAGAAGCCAGGGCCGAAAAAGGTGATATTGCTGGATCTATGCAGGATTTGGATACCATTAGAGATAGAGCAGGAATAGATCTTATAGCCGATACACAACCAGAAATTACACAAGATGACTTGTTGATGGAAATTCTGGCGGAACGGAGTAAAGAATTATTTGCTGAATGGGGGCATAGGTGGTTAGACTTGAAACGAACCGGGAAAGCCCAAGAAGTGTTGGGTTCAAATAACCCATATTGGGAATCTACTGATGTGTTATACCCCATTCCTGAAGAAGAAAGGAAAAAGAATCCGAACCTAAGTCAAAATCCTGGCTATTGA
- a CDS encoding DUF6520 family protein, producing MKTKKIFLPVLVLLGTIAMAFNTGNSKVSPIQQPKDFIEVGGVRQPIAEQECQGEGFTCKVKFEEGGTEYPVYDEMNDTQPKQSGSEDATLINP from the coding sequence ATGAAAACTAAAAAGATTTTTTTACCTGTTTTAGTCCTTCTTGGCACTATAGCAATGGCTTTTAACACAGGAAATTCAAAAGTTTCTCCTATCCAACAACCTAAGGATTTCATTGAGGTAGGAGGTGTTCGGCAACCTATTGCCGAACAGGAATGTCAAGGCGAGGGATTTACGTGTAAAGTAAAATTCGAAGAAGGCGGTACAGAGTATCCGGTATATGACGAAATGAACGATACACAACCGAAACAAAGCGGTTCAGAGGATGCGACCCTTATTAACCCATAG